GGGTAGGGATCGACCTTATAGCGCTTAATGTCTTCGAGTTTGCTAAGGCGGTTCTGATATTCTTCAAAATGATGGTATTCGGGACTTTTTTCTGACATGGACTTAATCGCTTGTTTTTAGTTCAATAGTTTATCGACTCAAATTGTTCTTGTCTAGTCTCGCATTTTTAAAAAATCTCCTCCTATTTATGGAGGGGGTTTTTTAACCAAAGTCATTCTACTTATATAAAAATCAACGACTTAAGTTAAAAAATATAATTAAAATTTTGTATATATCTTAAAATTTAGGCGTGTTTTTGATACAATATTTATGCACAAAGAGGTTGTTTTGAGCTTATTTCCTATAGATTATGTGACGGCATCTCGCTATATGCAAGATCTCAAAGACCAAGCCACTCGATTTGCTCCGGTTATTTCAGGGGTTGGCTTTGCCTGTCGAGATTATACGCAGTCAACTAAAATGCAAACAATGGGGCTGGACGGAGATCGGTTGTATGAGACGGCGATGATCGGATCTGAACGATTGAACAGTATCGGCAATCAATTTGAGGTCTTAACAGGCTCATCTCTGATCGGCTACGTCTCTGTCATTCCGATTGGAGTGGCTATCACTATCTATATCAAAAAAAAATATGAACAAATCGAAGAATTTAAGACAGGCCTGTCTGAAGACCAAATAGGATTGAAATACCTTTGCGATGCAATGGGCTATGTCGAAAAGTTAGCGCCCTTAGGAGAAGTCGTACTCGATTTTCTTCCTGCATTTTTGGATGGATTAGCTACGGCGGCATATGTTGCCATGGGGGTTTTCGGCCATGAAATTGTAGCCGGTGTGGGATTGTCTTTATTAGGAATGGCCGTTTTGAAGCGCAATGGCTATTTACCCGCCGTTATCGATAATTATCTGCAACAATTAATAACATTTGTGGGCGTATTTGCGCCATTTTTTGGGCCGATGTCTTCATTAAGTGCAGCGTATACAACATTTGAAGCTTTTTTTTATATCTATGAGCGTTTGCCCCCACTTATGTCGGATGAGGATCCTTTACCTAAACATGTAATATGTGAAGATAAAAAATTAACAAGCGAAAGATGGGACGCGTTTTTAAGGGGAGCTCATGACCTACAACTGAATCCAACATCGATCTATTCGAAAGATTTAACGGTTTTATCCGCTGAAGAGGAAGCTGAAATAGAAGAAAAATCGCTAACCGATTGTTTCGGGGAAGTTCGATCAAGACTTATAAGCGAAGGGCTTATATCGGATAAAATCACTTTTACAGATACTGATAGGGTGCGTTCAACAAAAGCCATCGATACGGAAGTGGATTTTGATCAATTTAAAGAAGAACATAGCCTAGAATTGAGTTATGAGCAGTATCTCGGATTTAAAAGAATTAAAGGGGCTTGCGATGGTTGGGCTGTTGATTCTGACTATGCGGGAGGGGATCGAACCTCTTTTGAAAAGCTTTTAAAAATGACTCTGCTTAGCATTGCTCACTCAGATGATTTTAAATCAAAGTTTTGTGAATTGAGTGAGATAGGTAATCAGTGCGCTGAAGGGTGGATTCGAGAAATTCAGTATTTTCTTGAACCTAAAACAGACAATGCCAGATGGCATATCCATTACCAGTTAGCGCTAGTAAGAAGCGCTCTGATACGAGAGAGCGTTAGAGAAATAGCGGATGAGGACGGCGTCTTTAAAGCAATTCTCGATACGTTTGAGGGGGGGAGTAATAATGTTCATTTTATTCATAATGTCGAGCTGGGAATGAGGCAGTTTGTCCGCTCTTATGCCGGAGAAATGATGTGGAATCAAATGAGTATCAGCCCCTTTTATAAATATTTTTTAACCCGTATAGATGATGTCACCCGCTTATATATTCATTGCGTGAAATATTTTGCTAATTTACCGGAACCGTCTCCTGAAGAATATAAAGAAATTAGAGGGGCATTTCAGGCTCAGGCCGTTGGATTATGTGTTCCCTCATCCGGGCTGCTAGTTCCTCAATTTTTACGGATAGAAAAAAAGGTCCACACTGCCTATACGCCGGATTTGGTCGTAGATCACGTGCATACAATGTCGATGAATAAGACGATTCCATGGGGACCTACCGCATCGCTTTTGGGTGAAATACAAGAAAAGATAGGGATCGAAGTTTTAGGTGAGGATGATGAGTATTCCTCAGAATGGGTCGCTTCGTTAGACATTGATGGGAAAAGAAGCTATCACCTTACTGAAAAAGGGAGTCAGTTGGTGTTATGGTATCTCAGTATTCTTGAACTGAAACCGGCATAGTATTTTTCCGGCATCATGAATTGTCAATAGACCTCTTTCGAAATTAAATTTTTAAGTATACTCGTTTCCTCAAATAAAAGATGGCGTTAAAGAAATGAAAGAAGCTAAAAAAATATATGACTCGCTTCATGAGATGGAAAAAGAGAAGCGACATGAACAACGTTCTCTAGATAAAATGATCGACAATTGAGGAAATATGAGTGATTTTTTCTTTATTCTTGTGAATCTTGCTTTGATTATCTATTTTGCTTGTCAATGGAAGAGAAAAGAAACAAAAAAAGGCTTTCATGGGTTTGCCACTGGTGTTTTTCTAATCATTTTCATTGTAAAGGTAGCTCGTTATAGTTCTCATTTTTTTCAATGAAAAATAGAATTTATTTAATATGTCTTCCGCTCTAGATTCAAAGAGGTCTAATGGCAAATTTGGATGATTTTTCGGCAAATTCCAACGGCCGCTCCGCCAACAGCGCCAACGAAGGTGCTATAAAAAATAAGTAGAAGTTTATTTTGAGTCACGGCACTTGCTCCGGGATCATTGATTGGAACAAGGGTTCCTCTTAGGCTGCGTGCTGAGGAATTTGGCATGCCAAGTTCCGGAACAAAGGCCCCAAGTCCAACACCAACAATAAAACCTGCTTGAGTTCCTCTTACGGCGCCCCTTCCGCCGGCGTCCCAGATTTCATTGTGCGAGGCTTGAATGCGCCGGCATGTTGTAGGTGGGGCTTCATTTGTGTCCGGTTCAGGGTGGACAGGCGTTCTTGATTGACAACAACAGAACATCATAAATTTCCTTTTTATTTCATTTTTGAATAAACAGTATAAACTTTTGTTAGTTAATTAACTATATTAAAATAATTTATTAGTTATAATACAATGCTGTTTCTTTAGCCCGCATTTCTCACAAAGTTGGGGAGGAGGGCTGCAGCCTGAAGGGATAGATTTTTGATAGTGCGAAGAGCCAATATCCTCAAGACATTGGTGATGAGCATGATCGGAAAGATAGCTGAACAGGTACGGATGAGGAGGGCTCAAATTTATGAGAAATGCGGGTTAGAAGTCTGCCTCTTGCAGTGAATCTGAACTTCGATCATAATAAATAAATGATCCCTTCCGATGACGGAACCAAATAGGTCTATGGATAGGGGAAAATTTTATACAATATATTTTATGGACATTATTAATTTTTTTAGTTTTTTCATTACTTTGCTGATTATCTGTAATCCGATGTCGGCATTACCCGTTTTTTTAATGGTGACTCAGAATCATACCATTGAGCAAAAGAAACAAACTGCCATTAAGGCAAGCATTGCCGTTGCGGTCATTTTAGTTGGAATGACTTTTGTAGGGAACTATATGTTGCAGGCACTCTCTATTAAAGTGTATGCCTTTCAAGTTATGGCAGGCCTTGTTTTAATTATGCTTGCTTTTACAATGCTCAACGCAGAAACATCCCGTCTTAAGAAGACAAGAGAAGAAGAAAAAGAGGCGATGCAAAAAGAGTCGGTTGCGATTGTCCCTCTTGCCATTCCGCTGATTGCCGGTCCCGGAGCGATTAGCACGATCATTATCCGTCTTGGCGATATCCCTAATTTGCAACATCAATTGATTGTATCGGGGATTTGCATTGTGATCGCATTTATCATCGGGATCATTTGGTATTATGCCGGTGCTTTAGAGCGAAAAGTAGGGCACACCGGGATCAATATTATCACGCGAATTGGCGGGTTGATCTTAGGCGCTATCTCTCTTCAAACTTTTGCTGAAGGACTGATCGGATTTTTCCCGGTATTAGCTAGCCGATAAAAACTTATTCGACTTTAAAAGGACTCCCGGAAGGGAGTCCTTTTTTTTATGCCGTGTCGCGGGGATCGACGTCGATCAGAACGCGCAGGTTTTTTGGCCGTTTGCTGTCTGCCAGGAGTTGTTGAATCGCCTGACTCGCCGCCATGATTTTTTCTCCTTTGACAAAGAATTGAAAGCGGAAGCGATCTTTGACCCTTGCAAGACCGCAGGGGACAATAGGAGCGATTGTAAAGGCATTTGGGAGGCTTTGAATCAGGCTAGAGCGGAATGCCTTTCCAAAATCAAGAGCGATCGACTCATCGGTATCTGAAAAAACGAGTTTAATAAGATGTGAAAAGGGGGGATAGAGAAAAAGTTTTCGATTTTCAATCTCAAAGCGGTAAAACCCATCATAGTCTTCTTTAGAGGCAAAGGCAAAAATTTCGTGTTCGGGCATTCGCGTTTGAATAATAACCTCACCGCGTAGTTCACTGCGCCCGGCTCGGCCCGAGACTTGTGTGATCAGTTGAAATACGGTCTCAAAACTTCTAAAATCGGGGATATTGAGGGAGGAATCGGAATTGAGCACTCCAACAAGGGTGACTGAAGGAAAATGAAGCCCTTTTGCTATCATTTGCGTTCCGATTAATACATCAGCTTTTCCCGCTCTAAATTGTTTGAAGAGTTGATCGTGGCTTCCTTTTTTTCGTGTCGTATCTCCATCCATCCGCAGCGTGCGGATATCGGGAAACATTGCGTTGAGCGAGCGCTCAATTTGATCGGTTCCCGGGCTTTTAAAGCGAATGGTTTCTCCCGTTTTGCATTCAGGGCAGGTTGTCGGAGGCGGCGTAAGAGTATATCCACATAAATGACAAGAAAGGTGATGCTCGGAGCGGTGAAAAGTGAGGGATTGATCACAGTGGGGGCATTGCAGGACATGTTCGCATTTTTCACATTTAAGCAGGCTATAAGTTCCACGGCGATTAAGAAAGAGGATGACTTGTTCTCCCTTTGCCACTTTGAGTCTCATTTGGCTAAGAAGGGTTTCTGAAAAAAAACGGTGATTCGTTGATCCTTCGCGATCGAGGCGCATATCGATAATAGATACTTTAGGAAGTTGGCTATTTCCTGCCCTCTCTTTTAAAGTATGAAGGATAAACTTGCCGTGAAGAGCATTATAATAACTCTCAAGTGAGGGTGTTGCACTTCCTAAAAGGACAAGCGCATTGCAGAGCTTAGCGCGCACGATGGCGACATCACGTGCATTATAGCAAGGCATTTCATCTGTTTGTTTGTAGGAATTATCCTGCTCTTCATCAATGATGATGAGTCCCAAATTCGGAAGAGGCGAAAAAACGGCTGAGCGGGCTCCGACGACAATTTTAATTTTTCCCGCATGAATATTTTTCCAGGTATCGAGTTTTTCCCCGTCCGAAAGGCGGTAGTGGAGAATAGCGATCTCCTTTTGAAAACGCCCTTTGATCCGTTCAATCGTTTGTGCCGTAAGGGCAATTTCGGGAACAAGTAAGATGACGGATTTACCTTGATTTAGTGTTTTTTGGATGAGTTGAAGATAAAGTTCGGTTTTTCCGGATCCCGTGATCCCATGAAGAAGATGGGTTTCAAAGGAGGCCTTTAAAAGGGCAAGCTCCAGTGCTGTGAGGATCTTCGCTTGTTCTTCATTCAGGGTTTTGGGCTTTGTTTGAAAATATTCATCAGACAAAAGCAAAGAGCGGTCAATAGTCATATGCTCTTTTACAAGAGCTTTATTTTTAATGAGAGTTTCAATGGGGCTTTGAGAGACTTTTGTTTCATTTAAAAGATCGCAGAGGAAGATTCCCTTATCATATTTGATCATTGCTTCTAATATGGCTGCTTGAGCCGGATGTTTTTCGCGTAAGGTTGCGCAAAGGGCGATTGTTTTAGGTTTGGATAGGGCGCGTTTGATCAGATATTTTCTTTGCTGCTCTTTATCATCTCGTACGGGGGAAGGGAGAATGCAGTTGAGACATTTTCGAAGAGGCGTTGCATAGTATTTTGACATCCAATGCGCAAGAGAAAAAAGATCCTCGGGGATCTTTTGTTTTTCCATCATCACTTCAAGGAGGGGTTGGACCGATTTAAGTGCCGTTTTTTTGCGAATATAAAGAACGGTTCCTTTTACTTTTGCGCTGCGAAGTGGAATGAGGACGCGTGATCCTTCCTGAACATCTCCTTTGAGGTGATCGGGGATTCCATAGTCGAGAGGTTTGATAGCCTGCTCATCGATAATGACTGTCGCATAAAGATCAAATTTCATCAATTTTGGACGAGTTTTTGCCTTAGCATATTCCAAAGAGAGCGTTTTAATAAAGGGTCTTTTAAGTAGAGCGCAGGATCGGATAAAAGGAGCAAGTCGATGTCGTTCAGCCTGTGGGCATTCTTAACGGGGAACCTTTTATAGTGAGTGACCAGATAGGGAGAGGCCCATAAGACCAGATCGGGACACAAGATCAAGCGAATATGTTTATGATCGAGAAGCTCTCCCCACAAATTTTTTTGTTCAAACGTTTCAATTTCAATGACTTTTGATGGGGCGAAGGCAATGTCTATAGCTTTAGCTAAATTGTGAAAGAAGGGGAGGAAGGGATGGAGCTCTTTTGAAACAAAAATGGGGACATCAATGAGTTGGCGTTTGATTTTCCAAGCGTTTTTTACAATTTTAGCCTTGCGATCGGAGGGAATGGCATCGTGGATCAATATATGAGGACAAGCTTGTTGAAAAGAGCGAGCCACATCCGCAAGTGGATCTTCTTCTTCCAGTTGAATGGGAGAGAGTTCAATGGTCCGGGATTGTTTTTTTACCTCTTGCGGTTTAGAGGTGGGGGCTTTCTTTTCAATGACAACTTTTTTGCGATGCAAAAAATCTCTTTTGACGAGTTGAGGTGGAACGGGAGCCGACGGAAGGGGTGTTTCTCGTAGAGGAAATGAAGGTTCGTTTGGAAGGACCTTTAAAGGAGGTGAGGTCATTGGGGCAATGGGCACCTCAAAGTAAAGCTCAGGTCTATTGTCTTCCAGCCATCCCTTAAAATGAGCTGTTAGGGAAATAAATTCTTTTTTTATATCATCCATACAAAATATCTGACTTAATGGGCCTTTCTCTTTGATATTATACCAAAATGCGGGTTAGAGTTGGAAAAGTGCATCTAAGTATTCATCGATCTCAAATGGGGCAAAATCATCAATTGTCTCCCCTGTTCCGACCCAATGGACGGGAACATTAAGCTGTCGATAAATGGCAAGGATAATCCCCCCTTTTGCCGAGCCGTCTAATTTAGATAACACAAGTGAAGATAAAGGTGTAAAGCTATTAAAGATCTTTGTCTGTTCTATAGCTGTTTGTCCCGTTGTTGCATCGATGACAAGGAGTGTTTCATGGGGGGCATCGGGGATGAGTTTTTGGGCCGTACGTCGGATTTTTTCAAGTTCTCGCATGAGATCTTTTTTGGATTCGAGGCGACCTGCCGTATCGGCGATAATCACATCAAAATCTTTTGCGAGCGCTTTTGTAATGGCATCATAAACCACGCTTGCGGGATCTCCAAAAGGTTGACCTTTAACAATATCAACGCCGATCCTATCGGCCCAAATCGAGAGTTGGTCAATGGCTGCGGCGCGAAAGGTATCGGCTGCCGCAAGAAGGACTTTTTTTCCTTGATCTTTATAAAATTTGGCAAGTTTTGCACAGGAAGTGGTTTTTCCCGATCCGTTGGTTCCAACAACTAAAATAAGATGGGGGTGCTTTAATTCTTCGTTGACGTCGAGATGCGAAGAGAGAATTTTTTTGGAGTAGTCTTTCATTTCGAGAATGTAGGCATCCATTCCCTTGTGTTGTGATTTCTTATGAAAATCGCGAATATGGCTGACAAACTCCTCCACGCATATCGATCCGAGATCAGCCTCATACAAAATGCGTTCGAGTTCTTCTAACGTATCTTCAGACAGGGGCTTAGAAAAAAGACCTTTTAATTCCGAAGTCAACTTAGCTTGGGTCTTTTTAAGTGCATTTTTGAGTTTGCTAATACCCGATTTGAAGAATTTAAACATGGATATGCCTTCGAAAAGCGATTGATTTTTCGGTTGATCGATAATAAGAATCTATCACATAAGTAAATTTATACCGTAGTGAAATCAAAAGATAAAGAATATGTTAAGAGGTTCGAGTCAAGCGTGAATACACATGAATATCAAGCCAAACAGATTTTGAAGAAATATAAGATCCCTATCCCTGAATTTCGGATTGTCAAAAATGAAACTGAAATTGATGAAGCTTTAGCTTCGCTTTCTACCGATGTTGCCGTTGTGAAGGTTCAAGTCCATGCAGGAGGAAGGGGTAAAGCCGGTGGGGTGAAAGTTGGAACTTCAAGAGATAAAATAAAAGAGCTCGCACAAGGCATGTTGGGGATGAAGATCGTCAACAATCAAACAGGTGCAGAGGGGATTGTAGCGCACCAGGTGATGATCACACCCGCGGTTGATATTGAGAAAGAGTATTATATAGGATGCACCATTGATCGTGAAAGGGCGAGAGCTATTTTGATTGCTTCACCTGAAGGGGGAGTTGATATTGAAGAAGTTGCAGCAAAAACCCCTCATCGCATTTTAACATTGCCAATTGACTTGTGTGTGGGCCTGCGCAACTATCAACTCGTTGAGCTTGTTAAATTTATGGGATGGGAAAAAGATGTCGCAAAGCAGGGAAAACAGATCGCACTAGGGCTTGCTAAAGCTTTTTTAGATTGCGATGCCTCAACTTTAGAGATTAACCCCCTCGTTTTGACAAATAATGACCAATTATTTGCCCTCGATGCAAAACTCTCTATCGATGACAATGCCCTTTTTAGACAAAAAGATCTCGCTCTTTTTTACGATCCAACCCAGGTCAAGAGCAGTGAGAGCCGCGCTAAAGAGTTTGATCTCGCTTATGTTCCTCTCACAGGGACGATAGGCTGTATGGTTAACGGGGCGGGGCTTGCAATGGCCACAATGGATATGATTTTTCATTATGGGGGGGCACCTGCAAACTTTCTAGATGTAGGCGGTGGCGCCTCAGTGGAAAAAGTAACGGAAGGCTTTAAGATTATTTTAGAGGATCCCAATGTCAAAGCCATTCTAGTCAACATTTTTGGTGGGATTATGAATTGCGCAACGATTGCTGAGGGGATTATTGCAGCTGCAACAGCAGTCAAACCGCAAATTCCCATTATTGTGCGGCTTGAAGGGACCAATGTCAAAGAGGGAAGAAAAATGATTCAAAGATCAACATTCGACATTATCACGGCAGATGATCTTGAAGATGCAGCGAAAAAAGTGATTCAGGCAGTGAAATAGGGAAGGAATATGGCGATTTTAATTAACAAAAACACGCGCATCATTACTCAGGGAATTACCGGAAAATCGGGACTGTTTCATACGGAAGAAGGGCTAGCCTATGGCTCGAAATATGTCGGTGGGGTGACTCCCGGAAAGGGGGGGCAAAAAGCATTGGGCCTTCCCATTTTTGATACTGTAAAAGAAGCTAAAAATGCCGTTGACCCCGATGCATCGCTCATTTTTGTGCCGCCTCCCTTTGCTGCCGATGCTATTATTGAAGCGGAAGATGCCGGAATTTCCCTCATCGTGTGTATTACGGAAGGGATACCGATTAAGGACATGATTGAAGTAAAGCGCATTATGAAAGCTTCAAAGACATCAAGACTCATTGGTCCCAATTGTCCCGGAATCATTACCGCAGGAGAGTGTAAGATTGGTATTATGCCGGGATATATCCATAAACATGGAAAAATTGGCATCGTATCGCGCTCCGGAACACTCACTTATGAGGCCGTTTGGCAAACAACTCAGCTCGGTCTTGGGCAAACGACATGTGTTGGAATTGGGGGAGATCCACTCAATGGAACGGATTTTATCGATATACTAAAGCTCTTTGAAAAAGATCCTGAAACAAAAGGGATTTTACTGATTGGAGAAATCGGTGGAACGGCAGAAGAAGAAGCAGCCCATTGGATTGCTGAAAATTGTACAAAACCCGTTGCTGCCTTTATTGCAGGTATGACGGCTCCTCCCGGAAGGCGCATGGGGCATGCCGGTGCGATTGTTTCAGGGGGGCATGGAACGGCAAAAGGTAAAATTCAGGCCCTTAAAAAAGCCGGTGTCGTTGTGAGTGAGACTCCTGCTGACATTGGAAAAGCCATGGTTGATGCCATGAAGAGAGCAAAAAAATGACGCAAGCAAAGCGATCTATCCCGATTAGAATTTCCCCCTTTTTTTTCTTAACGGCGGGTTTGATCGGTTATTACATTAGCCGCAATTTTACGGGCATGCTGATTTGGATCGGAGTGATTTTTATTTCGATTATCGTTCATGAATTTGGACATGCGCTTATTTCTAGGGCATTTGGACAAAATCCGCAAATTGAACTGACTGCTTTTGGTGGTGTGACGTATGCTACTCAACCTAAAATTTCTTTGCCTAAGGAGTTTTTGGTCGTTTTAGCAGGCCCCTGTTTTGGATTCTCGCTATTCTTAATTGGGGAAGCCCTTATTCTCTTAAAAGTCTTTTCTAATCCTCTCATCCTTTCTTTTTTAGATATTATTGTGACAGTCAATTTCCTATGGACCATTCTGAATTTGATTCCCGTTTTACCTCTGGATGGGGGACAACTCATGCGCATTATTTTGGAGGGGGTCTTTGGGTATAAGGGACGGCACGGTGCTTTTATTGCTTCAATGATTGTTTCCCTTCTCATTGCGATGGCATTTATCTTTTTTCAAAACTTTATTATTAGCATTCTCTTTTTTCTTTTTGCCTTTCAGAATTTTGAGTATGCAAGACAGATTCGCACATCAACAAGAGTAGATGAAAATGATGAACTCAAAGGGCATTTAGCTAAAGCGGAACAGCTTGTCACCGGCCAAAAATTTGAGGAGGCGATTTCATTATTAGAAGAGATTCGGGCACGCTCCAAAGCCGGAATGGTTTTTCAATTGGCAACGCAAGATCTCGCCAAGGTTCAAATGAGCAAAGGCGATTTTAATCAAGCCTATGAATTATTAAAGCCTAATTTAAAATCCTTATCGGATACGGGAAAAGTTTTACTCCACAAAGCAGCTTTTGAAGTAGGGGATTTCGATACGGTTCTCTCCCTTTCAGGTAATTGCTTAGTTAATTTGCCCGATAGCGATCTCGTTTTGCGATCTGCTGCCGCTGCTGCTGCCAAAAATGATCTTGAAGCGGCAATGGGGTGGCTTGAAACCGCGAAAGATTTTGGCTGTGATCACATCAAAGAATTTCTCGAAAAGGATTACTTCAATCCCATTCGAGAAAAGTCTTCATTTCAATCTTTTATCCAATCCCTACATGGATAGGGAAATAAAAATATGGCGGCCACGGTCATTAGCGAGGATAAAGACATTTTTACCCTGTGTCTTTTCAAGGGCTGCATTGAAGTCATCGACATTAGTCACCGGTTCATGGTTGACGTTTTTAATGAGCATGCCGGGGCGCATTTTAGCAGTATAGCTAATTGATCCGGGGCGCACTTCGGTAACGATCACACCGGTATCATCGCTTTTATAGCCATACTGTGCAGCGAGATCCGAATTTAAGTTTTGCACTTGCAGTCCGAGCTTTTGTGCAACTGCAGTCATTTGATAGTGCTGGTTTTGATCATTTTTACCGATGGCTACATCGACCATTTGCACTTTACCAAGTCGGCTAATTTTGACTTGAGCGACAGATCCTTGAGGGAGAATAGCAATGGCATTGCGTACGGTTTCTCGATCTTTCATGATTTGGTCATTGATTTCAAGAATCACATCCCCTTGCTGTAGTCCTGCTTGAGCTGCCGGTGAATCGGGCATTACTTGTGTTACAATGGCGCCACGCGCTTTATCGAGTTGAAGCGCGTTGATCATGTTAGGTTCAACATCTTGCAGCAATACACCGATATAACCGCGAGTGATGATTCCATTTTGAATGAGCTGATCTTTGACAACACCGAGGATGCTCGAAGGGATGGCAAAACCGATGCCGATGAAGTTGCCGCGGTTTGTTAAAATGGCGGTATTCATCCCGATCACATTTCCATCGAGATTGAGAAGCGGTCCACCTGAATTTCCGGGATAGATGGCGGCATCCGTTTGGAGAAAATCTTCTAGAGCGCTAATTTGAAGATCATTGCGCCCTTTAGCAGAGACAACACCTACAGTGACTGATGCTTCGAGATCAAAAGGATTGCCAATCGCAATGGCCCATTCACCGACTTCGACATTATTGATGTCTTCGAGTTCGAGATAGGGAAAGTCTTCCTTACCCGTAATTTTAATCAGGGCAATGTCAGTTTGAGGATCGCCACCGACAAATTCCGCTTCGTACTGTGAATTTTCTTTATCGTTTAAATCGACGGTGATCTTTGTTGAGTCTTTCACAACGTGATAATTCGTCATGATATAGCCGTCTTTTGTAATAATAAATCCCGAACCTTGGGCAATCTGCATCGGAGGTGTATTATAGGGTTGATTGCGTTGTTTTGGAGGGGTACCCCCAAAAAAGCGGTAGAAGAAATCATCGGCAAACGGATTCATTTGTCCATAATCGGCTTCGGCAGGAACCTCTGTTTTAATGAAAACAACAGAAGGAATCGCTTTTTTAGCGACATTTGAAAATGTCCGTGTGAGTAGTTTTGCGTAGTTAATTCCCTCATTTCCATTAGATAGAGCACTATTGTCGCGTGAGCGATCACAAGGCGGCATCTGATTGCGGCCGGCTGCAATCAATGGGTCGCTATTGTCTGCAGTGTATGCGAGTTGAGGATTAGCTTGAGAAGGAGTTTCTTGAGTAACAACCTGTTGTTTTTCTTCCGACTTATCGTCAGAAGAAAAGAAGTTGAAAATACTTGCCTGCATAGGGGCTGAAAGTGAAAGAGAAATAAAGGTAGCAATATTGACTATCGTATTTTTCATGGTATGGCCTCATAGTTACAATCAGGGATCACCATGT
This sequence is a window from Simkaniaceae bacterium. Protein-coding genes within it:
- a CDS encoding Do family serine endopeptidase; translation: MKNTIVNIATFISLSLSAPMQASIFNFFSSDDKSEEKQQVVTQETPSQANPQLAYTADNSDPLIAAGRNQMPPCDRSRDNSALSNGNEGINYAKLLTRTFSNVAKKAIPSVVFIKTEVPAEADYGQMNPFADDFFYRFFGGTPPKQRNQPYNTPPMQIAQGSGFIITKDGYIMTNYHVVKDSTKITVDLNDKENSQYEAEFVGGDPQTDIALIKITGKEDFPYLELEDINNVEVGEWAIAIGNPFDLEASVTVGVVSAKGRNDLQISALEDFLQTDAAIYPGNSGGPLLNLDGNVIGMNTAILTNRGNFIGIGFAIPSSILGVVKDQLIQNGIITRGYIGVLLQDVEPNMINALQLDKARGAIVTQVMPDSPAAQAGLQQGDVILEINDQIMKDRETVRNAIAILPQGSVAQVKISRLGKVQMVDVAIGKNDQNQHYQMTAVAQKLGLQVQNLNSDLAAQYGYKSDDTGVIVTEVRPGSISYTAKMRPGMLIKNVNHEPVTNVDDFNAALEKTQGKNVFILANDRGRHIFISLSM